From bacterium, the proteins below share one genomic window:
- the guaB gene encoding IMP dehydrogenase: MSDSDKRLDNKILGEGLTFDDVLIVPQYSEVLPNQVQVNTRISRNITLNIPLLSAAMDTVTESELAIAIAREGGLGIIHKNCSIEYQASEVDRVKRSESGMILKPITLTPEHKLGDALELIKRYKISGIPVIFPDGKLAGILTNRDLRFATDLNEKIDNVMTKNNLVTAKVGTTLEEAEKLLHKHRIEKLLVVDDAFKLKGLITVKDIQKKKMYPNACKDTHGRLRVGAALGVTKDAIERAQALIDAGVDILAVDTAHGHSRGVIETVRQVKKQFPEIDLIAGNVATAEATMELIKAGADCVKVGIGPGSICTTRVVAGVGVPQISAIMECAKVAMKENIPIIGDGGIKQTGDLAKAIVAGADCVMVGSLLAGTEESPGESVLYEGRRYKVYRGMGSIAAMKKGSKDRYFQEDEMDTDKLVPEGIEGRVPYKGKVSDVVYQMVGGLKASMGYCGAKTITDMKTRTKLIKMTGAGLKESHPHDVLITQEAPNYRVNS; this comes from the coding sequence ATGAGCGATTCGGATAAACGGCTGGACAATAAAATCCTAGGAGAGGGACTCACGTTTGACGACGTGCTTATCGTCCCGCAATACTCCGAAGTCCTGCCGAATCAGGTTCAGGTCAATACCCGTATCAGCCGAAACATTACGCTCAATATTCCACTGCTCAGCGCGGCGATGGATACCGTCACCGAATCGGAGCTCGCCATTGCGATCGCCCGCGAAGGCGGACTCGGCATTATTCATAAGAATTGTTCCATCGAATATCAGGCATCCGAAGTTGATCGCGTCAAACGCTCTGAAAGCGGCATGATTCTGAAACCGATCACTCTGACGCCCGAACACAAACTGGGCGATGCATTGGAATTGATCAAACGTTATAAGATCAGCGGTATCCCGGTTATTTTTCCCGACGGTAAATTGGCCGGCATTCTCACCAATCGCGATTTGCGTTTCGCCACCGATCTCAATGAAAAAATCGACAACGTGATGACAAAAAATAATCTCGTCACGGCGAAAGTCGGTACGACACTCGAAGAAGCCGAAAAATTACTGCACAAACATCGTATTGAAAAATTGCTCGTTGTCGATGACGCATTCAAACTCAAGGGTCTCATCACAGTCAAAGACATTCAAAAGAAAAAAATGTATCCCAACGCCTGCAAAGATACGCACGGACGATTGCGTGTCGGTGCAGCTTTGGGCGTGACTAAAGATGCGATCGAACGCGCGCAAGCTTTGATCGATGCCGGCGTGGACATTCTCGCCGTCGATACGGCGCACGGCCATTCCCGCGGCGTGATCGAAACAGTGCGGCAAGTCAAAAAACAATTTCCGGAGATCGATCTTATTGCCGGTAATGTGGCCACAGCCGAAGCAACGATGGAACTGATCAAAGCGGGAGCGGATTGCGTGAAAGTCGGTATCGGACCCGGCAGCATTTGCACGACGCGTGTCGTCGCCGGCGTCGGCGTTCCTCAGATCAGCGCGATCATGGAATGCGCCAAAGTCGCTATGAAAGAAAATATTCCTATCATCGGCGACGGCGGAATCAAACAAACCGGCGATCTCGCCAAAGCCATCGTAGCCGGAGCGGATTGCGTCATGGTCGGATCGCTCTTAGCCGGAACGGAAGAAAGTCCGGGCGAATCGGTGCTGTATGAAGGCCGCCGTTATAAAGTGTATCGCGGTATGGGCTCGATTGCGGCCATGAAAAAAGGCAGCAAAGACCGCTACTTCCAGGAAGATGAAATGGATACGGATAAATTAGTACCGGAAGGTATCGAAGGCCGCGTGCCGTACAAAGGCAAAGTGAGCGACGTCGTATATCAGATGGTAGGCGGATTGAAAGCGTCGATGGGTTACTGCGGCGCTAAAACAATCACCGATATGAAAACACGCACGAAGTTAATTAAAATGACCGGCGCCGGTTTAAAAGAAAGCCACCCGCACGATGTGCTCATTACACAGGAAGCGCCGAATTATAGGGTAAATAGTTAA